One stretch of Nitratiruptor tergarcus DSM 16512 DNA includes these proteins:
- a CDS encoding metal-sulfur cluster assembly factor: MAKVTKEQVYDAIRTVIDPEVGFNLVDLGLIYDVDIDEENNVHVKMTLSTRGCPLHQMMQQWVKEAVERIPDVKSVEVEIVWDPPWNISMASDVVKKALGAK, encoded by the coding sequence ATGGCTAAGGTGACAAAAGAGCAAGTCTATGATGCGATACGCACTGTTATAGATCCCGAAGTGGGATTTAATCTTGTGGATCTTGGACTTATCTATGATGTAGATATCGATGAAGAGAATAATGTACATGTAAAAATGACACTCTCCACACGGGGATGTCCACTGCATCAGATGATGCAGCAGTGGGTGAAGGAGGCGGTAGAGCGCATACCTGATGTAAAAAGTGTAGAGGTAGAGATTGTTTGGGATCCACCTTGGAATATCTCTATGGCGAGTGATGTTGTGAAAAAAGCGCTGGGGGCGAAGTGA
- the napA gene encoding nitrate reductase catalytic subunit NapA — MALSRRDFLKSTAAAAAASAVGLSVPKEMEAAANKAEAGWRWDKAVCRFCGTGCGIMVATKDDRIVAVKGDPLAPVNRGLNCIKGYFTAKIMYGADRLKTPLLRMNDKGEFDKKGKFRPVSWKRAFDEMEKQFKRAYNELGPTGVAFFGSGQYTVQEGYAAAKLMKAGFRSNNIDPNARHCMASAVAGFIQTFGIDEPAGCYDDIELTDTIVLWGSNMAEMHPILWARCTDRKLSNPDKVKVVVLSTYTHRSCDLADDVIIFKPNTDLAIWNYIARSIVYDHPDAIDWKFVKEYTVFATGYPDIGYGMRNPKHAEKLGYSKKEMETVWHQDHKKLSEEEKKALAPFGYGKTDVMKMKHAKAAGKHWAISFEDFKKSLEPYTLDYVAKVAKGDPDESLESFKAKLKRLKDLYVEKGRKVVSFWTMGMNQHTRGTWDNELSYVVHFLLGKQAKPGDGAFSLTGQPSACGTAREVGTFAHRLPADMVVFNPKHRAISEKIWKLPKGTLNPKVGSHIVKIMRDLEDGKIKFAWVHVCNPWQDTANANHWIKAARTMDNFIVVSDGYPGISAKVADLILPSAMIYEKWGAYGNAERRTQHWRQQVTPVGDAMPDIWQYTEFAKRFKLKEVWKEWKLPDGTVLPNVLDEAKKMGYSPDDTLFDVLFANDYYRSFKWPDPIGEGFANTEAEGDKRNVIGADGKPWKGYGFFIQKALWEEYRKFGEGRGHDYAPFDVYHKVRGLRWPVVNGKDTPWRFNVNYDPYAKREKELGHVKGEFAFYGHALKAIPQGSLSGPDKSKPKIHLPNKAKIFARPYMEPPEKPDSYYDTWLCTGRVLEHWHSGTMTMRVPELYRAVPEALCYMHPEDAKKRGVKRGELVWIESRRGKIKARVETRGRNRPPRGLVFVPWFDERVYINKVTLDATCPISKQTDYKKCAVRITKA, encoded by the coding sequence ATGGCTTTAAGTAGACGTGATTTTCTCAAAAGCACAGCTGCAGCAGCTGCGGCGAGTGCAGTGGGACTGAGTGTTCCAAAAGAGATGGAAGCTGCCGCAAACAAGGCAGAGGCTGGATGGCGCTGGGATAAAGCGGTGTGCCGCTTCTGTGGTACGGGATGTGGTATTATGGTTGCTACCAAAGATGACCGCATCGTTGCAGTCAAAGGTGACCCATTAGCTCCAGTTAACCGTGGTCTTAACTGTATCAAAGGATACTTTACAGCAAAAATTATGTATGGAGCTGACAGACTCAAAACTCCACTCCTTCGTATGAATGATAAAGGGGAGTTTGATAAAAAAGGAAAATTCCGCCCAGTTAGTTGGAAACGAGCTTTTGATGAGATGGAAAAGCAGTTCAAGAGAGCTTACAATGAGCTTGGACCAACTGGTGTGGCATTCTTTGGTTCTGGTCAGTACACTGTCCAGGAAGGATATGCTGCTGCTAAACTTATGAAAGCTGGATTTAGAAGCAACAACATCGACCCAAATGCACGCCACTGTATGGCAAGTGCCGTTGCTGGATTTATCCAGACGTTTGGTATAGATGAGCCAGCAGGATGTTATGACGATATCGAGCTTACTGATACTATCGTGCTTTGGGGTTCTAATATGGCAGAGATGCACCCAATTTTGTGGGCGCGCTGTACCGATAGAAAGCTTTCAAACCCAGATAAAGTAAAAGTTGTAGTACTCTCAACCTATACGCACAGAAGCTGTGACTTAGCAGATGATGTAATTATCTTCAAGCCAAACACAGACCTTGCTATTTGGAACTATATTGCTAGAAGTATTGTTTATGATCATCCAGATGCAATCGATTGGAAATTTGTAAAAGAGTATACTGTCTTTGCTACCGGATATCCTGACATCGGCTACGGTATGAGAAATCCAAAACATGCCGAAAAGCTTGGATATAGCAAGAAAGAGATGGAGACAGTATGGCATCAAGATCATAAAAAACTCTCAGAAGAGGAGAAGAAAGCCCTTGCTCCATTTGGATATGGTAAAACTGACGTAATGAAGATGAAGCATGCTAAAGCTGCAGGTAAACACTGGGCTATCAGCTTTGAAGATTTCAAAAAATCACTTGAACCATATACGCTTGATTATGTAGCAAAAGTAGCTAAAGGTGATCCTGATGAGAGCCTTGAGAGCTTCAAAGCAAAACTTAAAAGACTCAAAGATCTCTATGTAGAAAAAGGGCGAAAAGTTGTAAGCTTCTGGACAATGGGTATGAACCAGCACACCAGAGGTACTTGGGATAATGAGCTTAGCTACGTAGTACACTTCTTACTTGGTAAACAAGCCAAACCAGGTGATGGAGCATTCTCACTTACTGGACAGCCAAGTGCATGTGGTACAGCACGTGAAGTTGGTACATTTGCTCATAGACTACCAGCAGATATGGTTGTATTCAATCCTAAACATAGAGCAATTTCTGAAAAAATCTGGAAACTTCCTAAAGGAACGCTCAATCCAAAAGTGGGAAGCCATATCGTAAAAATTATGCGTGATCTTGAAGATGGCAAAATCAAATTTGCTTGGGTACATGTATGTAACCCATGGCAAGATACTGCTAACGCGAACCACTGGATCAAAGCAGCACGTACAATGGATAACTTTATCGTTGTGAGTGATGGTTATCCAGGAATTAGTGCAAAAGTTGCAGACTTAATCTTGCCAAGTGCAATGATATATGAAAAATGGGGAGCATACGGAAATGCTGAACGCCGTACGCAGCACTGGAGACAGCAAGTAACGCCAGTGGGTGATGCGATGCCAGATATTTGGCAGTATACTGAGTTTGCGAAACGATTTAAACTCAAAGAGGTATGGAAAGAGTGGAAACTTCCTGATGGAACAGTACTTCCAAACGTGCTTGATGAAGCGAAAAAGATGGGATATAGCCCAGATGATACACTCTTTGATGTACTCTTTGCAAATGACTACTATAGAAGCTTCAAATGGCCAGATCCTATTGGAGAAGGATTTGCTAATACTGAAGCTGAAGGTGACAAGCGTAATGTCATTGGTGCAGATGGTAAACCGTGGAAAGGGTATGGATTCTTTATCCAAAAAGCTCTTTGGGAAGAGTATAGAAAATTTGGTGAAGGACGTGGTCACGACTATGCGCCATTTGATGTTTACCATAAAGTTAGAGGTCTACGTTGGCCAGTTGTAAATGGTAAAGATACACCATGGAGATTTAATGTCAACTACGATCCTTATGCGAAACGTGAAAAAGAGCTTGGCCATGTGAAAGGTGAGTTTGCATTCTATGGACATGCACTCAAAGCTATTCCACAAGGCTCACTCTCTGGTCCAGATAAATCTAAGCCAAAAATTCACTTGCCAAACAAAGCAAAAATCTTTGCAAGACCTTACATGGAGCCACCTGAAAAACCAGATAGCTACTATGATACATGGCTCTGTACAGGACGTGTGCTTGAGCATTGGCACAGTGGTACTATGACTATGAGAGTTCCTGAGCTCTATAGAGCGGTTCCAGAGGCTCTATGCTATATGCATCCAGAAGATGCGAAAAAACGTGGTGTAAAACGTGGTGAACTTGTATGGATTGAGAGCCGCCGCGGTAAAATCAAAGCAAGAGTTGAGACAAGAGGTCGTAACCGTCCGCCACGTGGACTCGTATTTGTACCTTGGTTTGATGAGAGGGTATATATCAACAAAGTTACTCTTGATGCAACATGTCCAATCTCTAAACAGACAGATTACAAAAAATGTGCTGTAAGGATTACAAAGGCGTAA
- a CDS encoding DUF1858 domain-containing protein, with product MEITLDTKIYDLLQEYPFLEEELIKINPKFKKLKNPILRRTVARVASIKQAAAVGGMDAVELLNALRKRVGQEPVEVEVTKEQESAPSWIAQEPKAILDANELLDSGKNPLAEMSKLLKTLQEGDIILLKSDFKPEPLIEEMRKKGIAVFSQQVGESEFFTYLKK from the coding sequence ATGGAGATAACACTCGATACAAAAATTTATGATTTACTTCAAGAGTATCCATTTTTAGAAGAGGAACTCATAAAAATCAATCCAAAATTTAAAAAGCTCAAAAATCCCATTTTGCGTAGAACTGTTGCAAGAGTAGCTTCAATCAAACAAGCAGCAGCTGTAGGTGGTATGGATGCGGTAGAGCTGCTCAATGCATTGCGCAAGCGGGTGGGGCAAGAGCCAGTAGAAGTGGAAGTTACAAAAGAGCAAGAGAGTGCTCCTAGTTGGATTGCGCAAGAGCCAAAAGCTATTTTGGATGCAAATGAGCTTTTAGATAGTGGCAAAAACCCTTTGGCTGAGATGAGTAAACTTTTAAAAACGTTGCAAGAAGGTGATATTATTTTGCTTAAATCCGATTTTAAACCAGAGCCCTTGATTGAGGAGATGCGCAAAAAAGGTATTGCAGTCTTCTCCCAGCAAGTGGGAGAGAGTGAGTTTTTTACTTATTTGAAGAAATAG
- a CDS encoding FmdE family protein → MTYPEFFDRVESIMLYDPLADFLGAIESGVIEITYLDVVKFAGHSCPTVAGAYLMAKLGLEKLFPDAMPHRGEIKVLVKGKKDAEVNGVIGNTIAYICGVSDEAGFKGIGGRFNRSNKLFYDAPISGQVRLERVDNGEYVDLAYDPSSVPPNPKMKELMQLLIMGKAGIEEKKMFQSLWQERVEKILLNKENWNRVLTISSNK, encoded by the coding sequence ATGACATATCCAGAGTTTTTTGACCGTGTGGAATCGATAATGCTCTATGATCCTCTTGCAGATTTTCTTGGTGCAATAGAATCTGGCGTTATAGAGATCACCTATTTAGATGTGGTGAAATTTGCTGGTCACTCTTGCCCTACTGTCGCAGGTGCATACCTTATGGCAAAACTTGGGCTTGAAAAACTCTTTCCTGATGCAATGCCCCACAGAGGTGAAATAAAAGTTTTAGTCAAAGGGAAAAAGGATGCAGAGGTTAATGGGGTCATCGGTAATACCATTGCCTACATTTGCGGTGTAAGCGATGAAGCAGGCTTTAAGGGTATAGGGGGCAGATTTAATAGAAGCAATAAACTTTTTTATGATGCTCCGATATCAGGGCAAGTAAGACTTGAGCGAGTAGATAACGGGGAGTATGTAGATCTAGCTTACGATCCATCAAGTGTGCCGCCAAATCCAAAAATGAAAGAGCTTATGCAACTACTTATAATGGGGAAAGCAGGTATAGAGGAGAAAAAGATGTTCCAGTCCCTTTGGCAAGAGCGTGTTGAGAAGATTTTACTTAACAAAGAGAATTGGAACAGAGTTCTTACTATTTCTTCAAATAAGTAA